The following proteins are co-located in the Pseudarthrobacter siccitolerans genome:
- a CDS encoding cytochrome P450 codes for MKSRTGLPKATALESAAFFFDVFLPTTAKGPIIRRPKVEAGAERLGLDDRAVRRMAKLARKYREGPLMLRLPGREQAVVLQPEHLHYVLANSPEPFSPASSEKKAALAHFEPRFVLISEGRERTARRALQEQVLDAHSPIHHLAASFIPIVRGEADQLLRGIKDGSPAGNMELGWDHFIQTWDRVVRRSIFGDQARDDHELTDMLAKLRENANWSFLKPKDKGLRTKFLSRVEDRMKNAEPGSLAFSMAKMHPGQDAAPVDQIPQWLFALETTGMATFRTLALLATHPEHLAAAKAEVEQDRTERRHLPFLRACVLDSLRLWPTTPMILRQSTREVEWPDGDMPARCGVLIYVAYFHRDEAHVPQAHSFTPERWLDKNGDEGWPLVPFSDGPVFCPGRQLALMLSSAMLASLIEKSSFTLSSPQALGPERRLPGALNNFSLRFTVSGSQPHPSREPSA; via the coding sequence ATGAAAAGCCGCACCGGCCTGCCCAAGGCCACCGCGTTGGAGTCCGCCGCTTTTTTCTTTGATGTGTTCCTGCCAACCACGGCGAAGGGCCCGATCATCCGCCGGCCAAAGGTGGAGGCAGGAGCGGAACGGCTGGGCCTGGATGACCGGGCAGTCCGCCGCATGGCCAAGCTCGCCCGGAAATACCGTGAGGGGCCGCTCATGCTCCGGCTCCCGGGGCGCGAGCAAGCCGTGGTGCTGCAGCCGGAACACCTGCATTACGTCCTGGCCAACTCACCGGAGCCTTTCTCCCCGGCGAGCAGCGAGAAGAAAGCGGCGCTTGCGCACTTCGAACCACGGTTTGTGCTCATCTCCGAAGGCCGGGAGAGGACCGCGCGAAGGGCGTTGCAGGAACAGGTCCTGGACGCGCACAGTCCTATTCATCACCTTGCAGCATCCTTCATACCCATCGTCCGGGGAGAGGCGGACCAGCTGTTGCGGGGCATCAAGGACGGAAGCCCGGCTGGAAACATGGAATTGGGATGGGACCACTTCATCCAGACGTGGGACCGCGTGGTGCGGCGAAGCATCTTCGGGGATCAAGCCCGTGATGACCACGAACTGACCGACATGCTGGCCAAGCTCCGGGAAAATGCGAATTGGTCTTTCCTCAAGCCCAAGGACAAGGGTCTACGGACGAAGTTCCTCAGCCGCGTTGAGGACCGGATGAAGAATGCTGAGCCGGGCAGCCTGGCATTTTCCATGGCAAAGATGCACCCCGGCCAGGACGCGGCGCCGGTAGATCAGATCCCCCAGTGGCTGTTCGCCCTTGAAACGACAGGTATGGCCACCTTCAGGACGCTGGCACTCCTGGCCACGCATCCGGAACACTTGGCCGCGGCCAAGGCGGAAGTGGAGCAGGACAGGACGGAACGCCGGCACCTGCCCTTCCTGCGCGCTTGTGTCCTGGACTCTCTGCGGTTGTGGCCCACGACGCCCATGATCCTCCGCCAGAGCACCAGGGAAGTAGAGTGGCCCGATGGCGACATGCCAGCCCGTTGCGGTGTCCTGATCTACGTCGCCTACTTTCACCGGGACGAAGCCCACGTCCCCCAGGCGCATTCCTTCACACCGGAGCGCTGGCTGGACAAGAACGGCGATGAGGGCTGGCCGCTGGTCCCCTTCAGCGATGGTCCGGTGTTCTGTCCCGGACGTCAACTCGCGCTGATGCTGAGCAGCGCCATGCTCGCCTCCCTTATTGAAAAGAGCTCTTTCACCCTGTCCTCCCCGCAGGCGCTTGGCCCGGAAAGACGCCTTCCCGGTGCGCTCAACAACTTCTCCCTGCGCTTCACCGTCTCCGGCAGCCAGCCGCATCCCAGCCGGGAGCCGAGTGCCTGA
- a CDS encoding GAF and ANTAR domain-containing protein translates to MAQQLPLDELSTVIARIQGLLLTEEKVKTAVRLLAQAAKESVPGTIGAGVSLLDARGRRISSGYTDRIVAQTDAMQYECGEGPCLTAWATEKPVLLEDIREESRWPDWRRAVQGLPVRSVVSAPLIAGRESIGALKLYAAAPNTFDESSTALLQLFAAPAATLLSHIQASEAPHKMTEGLQTSLYSRDLVNRACGVLMERLGISHEAALQWLIRQARDENTALQDISAHVLAGTPAPGS, encoded by the coding sequence ATGGCGCAGCAACTTCCCCTCGACGAGCTCAGCACTGTGATCGCTCGAATCCAGGGGTTGCTGCTGACGGAAGAAAAGGTGAAAACGGCCGTCCGGCTCTTAGCCCAGGCGGCCAAGGAGTCGGTTCCGGGCACCATCGGAGCGGGGGTATCCCTCCTGGATGCCCGTGGGCGCCGCATCAGCAGCGGTTATACGGACAGGATCGTGGCTCAGACCGACGCCATGCAGTATGAATGCGGCGAAGGCCCCTGCCTGACCGCGTGGGCTACGGAAAAGCCGGTTCTTCTCGAGGACATCCGGGAGGAGTCCCGGTGGCCGGACTGGCGCAGGGCAGTGCAAGGGCTGCCAGTGCGCTCGGTGGTCAGCGCTCCCCTCATTGCGGGCAGGGAGTCCATCGGCGCACTGAAGTTGTATGCCGCGGCCCCCAACACTTTTGACGAATCCAGCACCGCCTTGCTTCAACTTTTTGCGGCGCCGGCCGCCACGCTGCTCTCGCACATCCAGGCCAGCGAGGCACCCCACAAAATGACCGAGGGCCTGCAGACATCCTTGTACAGCCGTGACCTTGTGAACCGTGCATGCGGCGTGCTGATGGAGCGCCTGGGGATCAGCCACGAAGCGGCCCTGCAGTGGTTGATCAGGCAAGCGCGGGACGAGAACACAGCATTGCAGGACATCAGCGCGCACGTCCTGGCCGGGACGCCGGCGCCCGGGTCGTAG
- a CDS encoding GAF and ANTAR domain-containing protein, with protein MAQDSSLTTSDQMQDLLLESPGFPEFLLGLATISASLLGSDGLVTCTITVERDGGPATVASSSEEGRRLDETQYAFDDGPCLTAARQQRLVLIPDLKSDQRWSDYLDAALREGVRSVLAVPIPTDPFSHAGLNCYASTVGAFNEATIALLGQHAAAMSRVLRIALRLHGAEIHPDHLRAALKSRAVVDAAVSLIMLQQHGGREGALEVLQLAAKSGNRRMQDIATDIVRGAALPGTQRDGGQE; from the coding sequence ATGGCCCAGGACAGCAGCCTTACCACTTCGGACCAGATGCAGGATTTGCTCCTCGAAAGTCCCGGGTTCCCTGAGTTCCTCCTGGGTTTGGCCACTATCTCCGCCTCGTTGCTCGGCTCCGACGGTCTGGTCACCTGCACCATCACCGTGGAGCGCGACGGAGGCCCTGCAACGGTTGCGAGCAGCAGCGAGGAGGGGCGGCGGCTGGATGAAACGCAGTACGCGTTCGACGACGGCCCCTGCCTGACTGCCGCACGGCAGCAGCGCCTGGTGTTGATCCCGGACCTGAAAAGCGACCAGCGCTGGAGCGACTATCTGGACGCCGCACTCCGGGAAGGCGTGCGCTCCGTACTGGCTGTCCCCATCCCCACAGACCCCTTTTCGCATGCCGGATTGAACTGCTATGCAAGCACGGTGGGCGCCTTCAACGAGGCGACAATAGCGCTTCTCGGACAGCACGCGGCGGCCATGTCCCGTGTGCTCCGGATCGCCCTGCGGCTGCACGGGGCGGAAATCCATCCGGACCACCTCCGTGCTGCGCTGAAGTCGCGGGCCGTGGTGGACGCGGCCGTGTCGCTCATCATGCTCCAGCAGCACGGCGGACGGGAAGGCGCGCTGGAGGTGCTTCAACTGGCCGCGAAGTCCGGTAACCGCAGGATGCAGGACATCGCCACTGACATCGTCCGTGGAGCCGCACTCCCCGGAACCCAGCGAGACGGAGGGCAGGAATGA
- a CDS encoding GAF and ANTAR domain-containing protein, whose protein sequence is MTNHEPMAGNFGALPQAAPAIQASPDMETRLQGLVLASKDVISFLTDLAVLASSRLSSPGNRIHTGVTVIRRKRPEALASSDAAARALDELQNGFGDGPCLTALRNGTTLLVPDLTDERRWAPYVKAAREHGVCSILAVPMDLAGEAEGVMNLYSGCSSGFTAEDISTAEAFASQAASSLRLVLRIAQLSEARNDLAIAMQSRTVIDMAIGAIMAENRCTRDVAFNILTKASSARNIKLREVAAAVISSISGEKQIDTYFDE, encoded by the coding sequence ATGACGAACCACGAACCCATGGCCGGAAACTTTGGCGCCTTGCCTCAGGCCGCCCCGGCCATCCAGGCATCCCCGGACATGGAAACGCGGCTGCAGGGACTGGTTCTGGCCAGCAAGGATGTCATCAGCTTCCTGACCGATCTCGCGGTGCTGGCCTCCTCCAGGCTGTCCTCCCCGGGCAACCGTATCCACACCGGCGTCACCGTTATCCGGCGCAAGAGGCCCGAAGCCCTTGCCAGCAGCGATGCGGCGGCCAGAGCACTGGATGAGCTGCAGAACGGGTTCGGCGACGGTCCGTGCCTGACGGCCCTTCGCAACGGAACCACCCTCCTGGTTCCCGACCTGACCGACGAGCGGCGGTGGGCTCCGTATGTCAAGGCCGCCCGGGAGCATGGCGTCTGCTCGATCCTTGCAGTACCAATGGATCTGGCCGGCGAGGCCGAAGGCGTGATGAACCTGTATTCCGGCTGCAGCAGCGGGTTCACTGCCGAGGATATTTCCACCGCGGAAGCGTTCGCCAGCCAGGCCGCCAGTTCACTGCGGCTGGTCCTTCGGATCGCCCAGCTCAGTGAGGCCAGAAACGACCTCGCAATAGCGATGCAGTCCCGCACCGTGATCGATATGGCCATCGGAGCCATCATGGCCGAGAACAGGTGCACCCGGGACGTGGCCTTCAACATCCTGACCAAGGCCTCCAGTGCCCGTAATATCAAGCTGCGCGAAGTGGCGGCTGCCGTCATTTCATCCATTTCGGGCGAGAAGCAGATCGACACCTACTTCGACGAATAG
- the trxB gene encoding thioredoxin-disulfide reductase, with amino-acid sequence MTIDANNQHPATEQLIIIGSGPAGYTAAIYAARAGLAPLVLAGSVTAGGALMNTTEVENFPGFPGGIQGPELMDGLQEQAEKFGAKVVFDDVTEVSLKGHVKTVVTGGGETHRAPAVILATGSAYKELGLPEEKKFSGHGVSWCATCDGFFFREQDIIVVGGGDSAMEEAMFLTRFGKSVTVVVRKNELRASRIMAQRAKDNPKITFAWNSAVTAIHGDGKVNGVTLTDTRSGEARKHSATGIFVAIGHVPRTELLTGQVDLDGDGYIKVDAPTTVTNLSGVFACGDAVDHRYRQAITAAGTGCAAALDAERYLAALEDADSIATALVEEPTHS; translated from the coding sequence GTGACCATTGACGCGAACAACCAGCATCCCGCAACCGAACAGCTGATTATCATCGGTTCCGGCCCCGCCGGCTACACCGCCGCGATCTACGCAGCCCGCGCGGGCCTTGCGCCGCTGGTGCTTGCGGGATCCGTCACCGCCGGCGGTGCGCTGATGAACACCACCGAAGTGGAAAACTTCCCCGGCTTCCCCGGCGGCATCCAGGGGCCGGAACTCATGGACGGGCTGCAGGAGCAGGCTGAGAAGTTCGGCGCCAAGGTAGTGTTCGACGACGTCACGGAGGTTTCGCTGAAGGGCCACGTTAAGACGGTGGTCACCGGCGGCGGCGAAACCCACCGCGCCCCGGCCGTCATCCTGGCTACCGGCTCGGCGTACAAGGAACTCGGCCTGCCGGAGGAGAAGAAGTTCAGCGGCCACGGTGTTTCCTGGTGCGCCACCTGCGACGGGTTCTTCTTCCGCGAACAGGACATCATCGTGGTGGGCGGCGGTGATTCGGCCATGGAGGAAGCAATGTTCCTGACCCGGTTCGGAAAGTCAGTCACCGTCGTGGTCCGGAAAAACGAACTCCGCGCCTCCCGCATCATGGCGCAGCGGGCCAAGGACAACCCCAAGATCACGTTCGCCTGGAACTCCGCCGTCACCGCCATCCACGGTGACGGGAAAGTCAATGGCGTCACGCTGACGGATACCCGCTCCGGGGAGGCCCGGAAACACTCGGCCACCGGCATTTTCGTCGCGATCGGGCACGTGCCGCGCACCGAACTGCTGACCGGCCAGGTGGACCTGGACGGGGACGGCTACATCAAGGTGGACGCCCCCACTACCGTCACCAACCTCTCCGGCGTTTTCGCCTGCGGCGACGCCGTGGACCACCGCTACCGCCAGGCGATTACCGCCGCGGGCACCGGCTGCGCGGCCGCCCTCGACGCCGAACGCTACCTCGCGGCGCTGGAGGATGCGGACAGCATCGCCACCGCGCTGGTTGAGGAACCAACCCACAGCTAG
- a CDS encoding arsenate reductase ArsC yields MIPETARKPSVLFVCVHNAGRSQMAAAFLTTMAKGTVEVRSAGSRPADKVNPAAVEAMAELGIDMSAELPKVLTAEAVKESDVVITMGCGDECPYFPGKRYEDWVLEDPAGRGVDAVRPIRDEIKTRIENLITELVPAQHPDAQ; encoded by the coding sequence ATGATCCCCGAAACCGCCAGGAAGCCCTCCGTATTGTTCGTCTGCGTCCACAACGCGGGCCGTTCCCAGATGGCCGCCGCGTTCCTGACTACCATGGCCAAGGGCACAGTGGAGGTGCGCTCGGCAGGTTCCCGGCCCGCAGACAAAGTGAACCCGGCCGCCGTCGAAGCCATGGCAGAGCTGGGCATCGACATGTCCGCCGAATTGCCGAAGGTCCTCACCGCCGAGGCGGTGAAGGAATCCGACGTGGTGATCACCATGGGCTGCGGCGATGAATGTCCGTATTTCCCTGGAAAGCGTTATGAAGACTGGGTCCTGGAGGATCCCGCCGGCCGGGGCGTGGACGCCGTCCGGCCCATCCGCGATGAGATCAAGACCCGGATCGAGAACCTGATCACTGAACTGGTGCCCGCGCAGCACCCGGACGCCCAGTAG
- the arsB gene encoding ACR3 family arsenite efflux transporter, producing the protein MSTQTQPPPPAPGEAAVVGKLSTLDRFLPVWIVAAMLLGLALGNLVPGLDTALEAVKVGEVSLPIAIGLLVMMYPVLAKVRYDQAGRIIGDRKLLVSSLVINWLLAPAFMFVLAWLFLADLPEYRSGLIIVGLARCIAMVMIWNDLACGDREAAAVLVAINSIFQVLAFGALGWFYLQLLPSWLGLPATSADFAFGAITASVLIFLGIPLLAGFLTRTVGEKAKGRDWYESAFLPKIGPWALYGLLFTITLLFALQGGSITSKPLDVARIALPLLVYFVVVFAAGMLVGKRLGLGYAKTTTLAFTAAGNNFELAIAVAIGTFGVTSGQALAGVVGPLIEVPALVALVYAALWVRRRYFAFAPGAR; encoded by the coding sequence GTGAGCACCCAGACCCAACCGCCGCCACCTGCTCCGGGAGAGGCCGCGGTCGTCGGAAAACTCTCCACGCTGGACCGGTTCCTTCCCGTCTGGATCGTTGCGGCGATGCTGCTGGGCCTCGCTCTAGGGAATCTGGTCCCGGGCCTGGACACGGCGCTCGAAGCCGTCAAGGTGGGGGAGGTCTCGCTCCCCATCGCCATCGGGCTGCTGGTGATGATGTATCCGGTGCTCGCCAAAGTCCGCTACGACCAGGCCGGGCGCATCATCGGGGACAGGAAGCTGCTGGTCTCCTCGCTGGTGATCAACTGGCTCCTGGCTCCGGCCTTTATGTTCGTCCTGGCCTGGCTGTTCCTGGCAGACCTGCCTGAGTACCGCAGCGGACTCATCATCGTTGGGCTGGCCCGCTGCATTGCCATGGTGATGATCTGGAACGACCTCGCCTGCGGAGACCGTGAGGCTGCCGCCGTCCTCGTAGCCATCAACTCCATCTTCCAGGTGCTCGCCTTCGGAGCGCTGGGCTGGTTCTACCTCCAACTCCTGCCGTCCTGGCTGGGCCTGCCCGCCACCAGCGCAGACTTCGCCTTCGGAGCTATCACAGCCTCGGTACTGATCTTCCTGGGAATCCCGCTGCTGGCCGGCTTCCTCACCCGGACCGTCGGAGAAAAGGCAAAAGGCCGGGACTGGTATGAATCCGCTTTTCTTCCCAAAATCGGGCCATGGGCGCTGTACGGCCTGCTCTTCACCATCACCCTGCTGTTCGCCCTCCAGGGCGGCAGCATCACCTCCAAGCCCCTGGACGTGGCAAGGATTGCGCTGCCGCTGCTGGTCTACTTCGTGGTGGTCTTTGCGGCGGGCATGCTGGTGGGGAAGCGGCTGGGCCTTGGCTACGCCAAAACCACCACCCTCGCGTTCACTGCCGCCGGCAACAACTTCGAACTGGCCATCGCGGTGGCGATTGGCACCTTCGGTGTGACGTCCGGGCAGGCGCTCGCCGGCGTCGTCGGACCCTTGATTGAAGTGCCCGCACTTGTTGCACTTGTATACGCGGCTCTGTGGGTGCGCAGGCGCTACTTCGCCTTCGCTCCCGGCGCCCGCTGA
- a CDS encoding ArsR/SmtB family transcription factor — MAAQQTLEPVVDDSCCVPSGKPALGAEDARQKAQVFKALADPNRLRLLSIVKAGESGEACVCDLTEPLDLGQPTVSHHLKVLVDAGLLHREKRGTWAYYSLVPGALDEVAGLLGTL, encoded by the coding sequence ATGGCAGCCCAGCAGACCCTCGAACCCGTGGTTGACGACTCCTGCTGCGTTCCTTCCGGGAAGCCTGCCTTGGGCGCCGAGGATGCCCGGCAGAAGGCACAGGTCTTCAAGGCGTTGGCCGACCCCAACCGGCTGCGCCTGCTGTCCATTGTTAAAGCCGGGGAGTCCGGAGAGGCCTGCGTGTGCGACCTGACCGAGCCCTTGGACCTCGGGCAGCCCACTGTCTCACACCACTTGAAAGTCCTCGTGGACGCCGGGCTGCTTCACCGTGAGAAGCGGGGCACGTGGGCCTACTATTCCCTGGTTCCAGGTGCACTCGACGAGGTGGCCGGACTCCTGGGGACGCTGTGA
- a CDS encoding CPBP family glutamic-type intramembrane protease, with the protein MNLVPAGLVSASGFLLFVREDRLSGFLLLGAALVLAGIISRQLLVDLALVAVGLAAMSLVPITTDISTGHMAVMGTAMVLAVGVPYAVSRFATRDHAIRFPVRTGQPWTRAEKWYLPAVLVIGYALMPVYMIRTGVYNNWPAVSDPEGIARLFLGTNVLGIWDELFFICTAFTLLRRHLPDWQANLLQAVLFTSFLWELGFHAWAPFFIFPFALLQARLFTITRSLSYIVSVHLLFDFVLFLVLIHAHNRAWIDIFLY; encoded by the coding sequence ATGAACCTGGTCCCGGCGGGGCTCGTTTCGGCGTCGGGCTTTCTGCTGTTTGTCCGTGAGGACCGCCTGTCCGGCTTCCTGCTGCTCGGCGCCGCCCTCGTGCTGGCCGGGATCATCAGCCGGCAGTTGTTAGTTGACCTGGCCCTGGTTGCCGTGGGGTTGGCTGCAATGAGCCTGGTCCCCATCACCACGGACATCAGCACCGGGCACATGGCCGTGATGGGGACGGCGATGGTCCTGGCCGTCGGTGTCCCGTATGCCGTTTCGCGCTTCGCCACCAGGGACCACGCCATCCGGTTTCCCGTCCGGACCGGCCAGCCTTGGACCCGCGCTGAGAAGTGGTACCTGCCCGCGGTCCTGGTGATCGGGTATGCGCTGATGCCCGTCTACATGATCCGGACCGGCGTCTACAACAACTGGCCGGCCGTCAGTGACCCGGAGGGCATCGCCAGGCTTTTCCTCGGCACCAACGTGCTGGGCATCTGGGATGAGCTGTTCTTCATCTGCACCGCGTTCACGCTCCTGCGCCGGCATCTCCCGGACTGGCAGGCCAACCTGCTCCAGGCTGTGCTCTTCACGTCCTTCCTGTGGGAGCTTGGATTCCACGCCTGGGCGCCGTTCTTCATCTTCCCGTTTGCGCTGCTGCAGGCCCGGCTGTTCACCATCACCCGGTCGCTGTCCTACATCGTCAGCGTGCACCTGCTGTTCGACTTCGTACTGTTCCTGGTCCTCATCCACGCGCACAACCGCGCATGGATCGACATCTTCCTGTACTGA
- a CDS encoding nuclear transport factor 2 family protein — MSVVIDNLAAALNAHDLEGAAALIHEDYRSEQPAHPGAAFVGRAQMHANWQAMFAGIPDFHAALIRSVDDGDTTWSEWSWSGTRSDGQDFQVRGVTLFELRNGKITAGRLYMEEVDRLAVRIEQAVEKLSGQRPDTAPNPQQ; from the coding sequence ATGAGTGTAGTCATCGACAACTTGGCCGCCGCCTTGAATGCCCACGACTTGGAAGGGGCGGCAGCTCTTATTCACGAGGACTACCGCAGCGAGCAACCGGCCCACCCCGGCGCGGCCTTCGTCGGGCGCGCTCAAATGCACGCCAACTGGCAGGCAATGTTTGCCGGCATTCCCGATTTCCACGCCGCACTGATCCGCTCGGTTGATGACGGTGACACCACCTGGAGCGAGTGGTCCTGGTCCGGGACGCGCAGTGATGGCCAGGACTTCCAGGTGCGTGGCGTGACACTCTTTGAGCTCAGGAACGGCAAGATCACCGCCGGCAGGCTCTATATGGAGGAGGTGGACCGTCTAGCCGTGCGTATCGAGCAGGCCGTGGAGAAGCTGTCGGGACAGCGGCCGGATACGGCGCCGAACCCACAGCAGTAA
- a CDS encoding ABC transporter substrate-binding protein — protein MGFLSTQFTPVEEKQRYEAVLKKFAKAPVAYNSVDPGVFSSTVSTQASAGNVKTSLLGGLHGELAPLAESLEDVDNLLRDLSGRGFTKEMLELTKVGGSASRYVPWMQATYVVAVNKKALEWLPSGVDVNDLTYEGYLAWAKAAKQGAGRPVFGMPAGPKGLHHRFYQGFLLPSFTGGQITTFRNEDAATAWTYMQELWSALTPASTNYDYMQEPLARGEVLVAWDHVARLVNAPANNPDEWMMVPAPRGPKGRGYMLIIAGLALPKNGKERDLAEKAIRALSEPLSQIETLRSNAFFPVVQTELPSDLTGAIALEAAAVRRQQRSAGALLALPPVGLGPKEGEVSQIFKNCFQQICLENRPIRQVLDTQATQLNTILQGLNVPCWEPDPISTKCEVA, from the coding sequence GTGGGCTTCTTGTCCACCCAGTTCACACCCGTGGAGGAGAAACAGCGATATGAGGCGGTGCTGAAGAAATTCGCTAAGGCACCCGTCGCTTACAACTCCGTGGATCCGGGTGTCTTCTCGTCCACCGTCAGCACCCAGGCTTCCGCCGGCAACGTCAAGACTTCCCTGCTCGGCGGGCTGCATGGCGAGCTTGCCCCGCTCGCGGAGTCCCTCGAGGATGTGGACAACCTGCTCCGCGATCTGTCCGGCCGTGGTTTCACCAAGGAGATGCTCGAGCTGACGAAAGTGGGCGGCTCTGCGTCCCGCTACGTCCCCTGGATGCAGGCCACGTACGTAGTGGCCGTGAACAAAAAGGCCCTCGAATGGCTGCCGTCGGGAGTGGACGTCAACGATTTGACCTACGAGGGTTACCTTGCGTGGGCGAAGGCGGCAAAACAGGGAGCCGGGCGTCCGGTCTTTGGCATGCCCGCCGGCCCCAAAGGTCTGCATCACCGTTTCTACCAGGGCTTCCTGTTGCCGAGCTTCACTGGTGGCCAGATCACCACATTCCGGAACGAGGACGCCGCCACAGCCTGGACCTACATGCAGGAACTGTGGTCCGCCCTGACACCTGCCTCCACCAACTACGACTACATGCAGGAGCCACTGGCACGCGGCGAAGTACTGGTGGCGTGGGACCACGTGGCACGGCTGGTCAACGCACCGGCCAACAACCCGGATGAGTGGATGATGGTCCCCGCACCGCGGGGCCCCAAGGGCCGCGGTTACATGCTCATCATCGCCGGCCTCGCACTGCCGAAGAATGGCAAGGAAAGGGACCTGGCAGAGAAAGCCATCCGGGCTCTGTCCGAACCGTTGTCCCAGATTGAGACACTGCGAAGCAATGCCTTCTTCCCCGTTGTCCAGACGGAACTCCCTTCGGACCTGACAGGGGCCATTGCGCTGGAAGCCGCGGCAGTCCGCCGGCAGCAACGGTCAGCTGGTGCCCTTCTTGCCCTTCCCCCGGTGGGGCTGGGCCCGAAGGAAGGGGAAGTCTCCCAAATCTTCAAGAACTGCTTCCAGCAAATCTGCCTGGAAAACCGCCCGATCCGGCAAGTCCTTGACACCCAGGCGACACAGCTCAACACCATCTTGCAGGGCCTGAACGTGCCGTGCTGGGAACCCGATCCGATCTCAACGAAGTGCGAGGTAGCGTAA
- a CDS encoding carbohydrate ABC transporter permease, whose amino-acid sequence MAVEAPSTPAETLTPPRRRKIPPAILLIAPSVVFMALLLGWPVIQGILQAFRDENGFTLDFVTRMVQDPYFWPAVRNTLLLIVVMIPLQFALAIGMALMLRTNPRLHKVHFFVWAIPLALSDLAAGLVWLAIFNDRGYLNSALSWFGIEGGSWLAYDNQASMFTCVLIAELWRATSLVLIIVVAGLQGIPKDYDEAAQVFGATFWQRLRHITLPLLKPSLQVALILRTILAFQTFAVAQALTGQNFPLVVGETYRWYTGLQNPNVAAALALVILVVSMLTSIFYLRALRDKNQGGLR is encoded by the coding sequence ATGGCCGTAGAGGCACCATCCACTCCGGCCGAAACGCTGACTCCACCCCGCCGGCGCAAGATACCTCCCGCGATCCTGCTGATCGCCCCTTCGGTGGTCTTTATGGCGCTTCTTCTTGGCTGGCCCGTCATCCAGGGAATCCTCCAGGCATTCCGCGATGAAAACGGCTTCACGCTGGACTTCGTCACGCGGATGGTCCAGGACCCCTACTTCTGGCCTGCCGTGCGGAATACCCTGCTGCTCATCGTGGTGATGATTCCGCTGCAGTTCGCGTTGGCGATCGGCATGGCGCTGATGCTGCGGACCAACCCCCGGCTGCACAAAGTCCACTTCTTCGTCTGGGCCATACCTCTGGCACTCAGCGACCTCGCGGCAGGGCTTGTCTGGCTGGCGATCTTCAACGACCGCGGCTACCTGAACTCGGCCCTGTCATGGTTCGGCATTGAAGGGGGCTCCTGGCTGGCCTACGACAATCAGGCGAGCATGTTCACGTGCGTCCTGATCGCTGAACTCTGGCGGGCAACATCACTGGTGCTGATCATCGTGGTCGCAGGCCTCCAGGGCATACCCAAGGACTACGACGAAGCCGCCCAGGTCTTCGGCGCCACATTCTGGCAGCGGCTGCGGCACATAACCCTGCCGCTGTTGAAACCCAGCCTTCAGGTCGCCCTCATTCTCCGGACAATCCTGGCCTTCCAGACCTTTGCAGTGGCCCAGGCCCTCACCGGACAAAACTTCCCCCTCGTAGTGGGCGAGACCTACCGCTGGTACACCGGCCTGCAGAACCCCAACGTCGCCGCTGCGCTGGCCCTGGTCATCCTCGTCGTCTCCATGCTCACCTCGATCTTCTACCTGCGGGCACTCCGCGACAAAAACCAGGGAGGGCTCCGATGA